The Longimicrobiaceae bacterium genome includes the window GCGCGCTGGCGGAGGCGCTCCGGCGCGACCGCGAGCGCGCCATCCGCCTGGCCCTCACCGACGACCTCACGGGGCTCCCCAACCGGCGGGGCGGCCGGTGGTTCCTGGACAAGGAGTTCGCCGCCGCGGAGCGCGGCCGCCCGGTGGCCGTGGTCCTCTTCGACCTCGACCAGTTCAAGCGCTACAACGACCGCCACGGCCACCCCGCAGGCGACGCCGCGCTCCGGGCCGTCGCCCGGGTGCTGGAGCGCTCCACCCGCCGGATGGACCTGGCCGCGCGGCACGGCGGCGAGGAGTTCCTCTGCGTCCTGTCGTCCGCCTCCGTGGAGGACGCGCTGATGCTCGTGGGGAGGGTGCGCGAGGCGCTGCGTCGCGCCGACGTTCCGTGCGAGCCGGTGACCGTCAGCGCGGGCGTCGCCGCCTGCGCCCCCGGCATGGCGTCCCCGGACGACCTGCTCGCCGCCGCCGACAGGGCGCTGTACCAGGCCAAGCGCTCCGGCGGCGACTGCGTGCGCGTGGCCACGGCGGACTCGGTGGCCGAGCCCGCGGCGGCGCCCCTGCGCCACCTCTGAAGCGCGGCGCCGCACCACCGCGGTCGCCCTCCATGCGCTCGTTAAAAGACACGTC containing:
- a CDS encoding GGDEF domain-containing protein gives rise to the protein ALAEALRRDRERAIRLALTDDLTGLPNRRGGRWFLDKEFAAAERGRPVAVVLFDLDQFKRYNDRHGHPAGDAALRAVARVLERSTRRMDLAARHGGEEFLCVLSSASVEDALMLVGRVREALRRADVPCEPVTVSAGVAACAPGMASPDDLLAAADRALYQAKRSGGDCVRVATADSVAEPAAAPLRHL